AAGATGCCTTTTTAAACGGGACTGGAGAATTGGCAACTTttgatattttaaattggattggACTTAACAATGGCTCTCTGGTCAGTGTGCACATTGGGGAAGTGACTCACAATTCCACAAAAAACTATAGTATTGCCATTAATGAAAAGATGACCTTGTGGGATGGCAAATTTATCCAGGTGagttgttttaaaaaactttgttgTCTTTGAGAGAGGATATTTTAAAAACGCTATGTATTGTCATTCAACCAAAAAGTGGGTCCCAGAGTGAGGGACAAGTATAACAATatcaaaataatattatatatctcAATCCcttaaaatgattgttttttttaaaaaaaaaaatcctctaccAGCAAAAGATACAAAGTTGTGGTATAAATAAACCAAACATCTCAAGGAAATAAAATACTTTGAATGGACATTGAAAGGTACAATATACAATAGTGGAAGCCAaaatttatttaccatatatactcgagtgttAGCCGAccagaatataagccaaggcacctaattttaccacaaaattaGGTATAAACCGAGTATAAACCGAGgctggtaaatttaaaaataaaaataaatacccatacaattacattaattgaggcatcagtagattaaatgtttttgaatatttacataaaactgtcatttaagataagactgcccaactctgattaaaccattattctaaccttcttcagtgtaaatatgcATATGTATTacacatccttccaataataataaagagatgatgatgatgatgatgatgatgatagaatagaataatggaaatgtaataataacaataattaataggggaaataataactgtaagaataataaatagagtaaaatgataatatccctagagaggaaattccacagccgaggagccaccactaagaaggccctgtctctcctcctcaccagtcacacctgcgaaGGGGATGGgtctgagaacagggcctcccaaGACAATCTTAAGCTCTGAGATGGTTGATAGGGGAAaatccatttggacaggtaagctgggccagaactgtttagggctttataggttaaagtcagcactttgaattgtgcttggtagcagattggcagtcagtggagctgatgcagtagaggggttgtatgctcccagtACGCTgttccggtgagcaatctggctgccgcccgttggaccatttgaagcttctgaacagtcttcaaaggcaaccccacatagaatgcttaagcagagtgtggactaccatggcttcTCATATAAGTCTGACTTCCCATATATGAAAGGATTTCAAACTTGGAGAACCAGCGAAACGgcattagaataatagagttggaagagaccacttgggccatctaatccaaacccctgccatgcaggaaaagcacaatcaaagtatccctgacagatgatcatccagcctctatttaaaagtttccaaggaatgagcttccaccacactccaaagcaaagAGTTCCgctgttcttcctaatgttcaggtggagtctcctttcttgtaatttgaacataTAGCACTgggtcctagtccccagggcatcagaaaataagcttggtccctcttccttatgacagtcATTATGGAGGCATGTTTAATGTTAATGAGGAGAAAAGGCATTGTTTACATTTTCTGTAACTTCTTGACATTGAATCTGCATAGCCTCCTCCTTCTGTGTGCAGTCATAAATGCTTACCTGGATTccagaagatggctttgaaggaCAAACCAAAATGTTGTTTCTGGTGCATTGAATGCCCTAAAGGAACGATCTCCAATCAGTCAGGTAGGCATAGTTCTATAGTTATAATTCCCACCAACTAATGTACCAAATAATAAATTGTGCTGTTCTATGCACATAGGTGATATGGAATTCCAAATATCTGAGCCAGGGCAGAAAATAAAATGATATctttttatctcccccccccccttttagatATGGATTCATGTATGAAATGCAAAGAGGACTTCTatccaaacaaacaaagaaagaagtGTATCCCAAAGCACATCATCTTTCTATCCTATGCGGAACCTTTGGGAATAGCTTCAGCTTCCCTTGCTCtctatttctctttcctttctgcccTGGTATTAGGAATCTTTATTAAGCACAAGGATTCTCCCATCGTCAAAGCCAACAACCGGCATCTCAGCTAtatcctcctctcttccctcatACTCTGTTTCCTCTGTTCCTTGCTCTTCATCGGTCGACCAAGGAAAATGACCTGCGTTCTTCGACAGACAGCCTTTGGGAtcattttctctgtctctcttgctACAGTCTTGGCCAAAACCATCACCGTGATTCTGGCCTTCAAGGCCACAAAGCCAGGCAGCGGTGCACAGAAATGGCTGAGACCCAAATTTTCATACCTCTTTGTGACGGTCTGTTTCCTCATTCAGGCTGTGATTTGTATGGTCTGGTTGGGAACCTCCCCTCCAGTCCCAGGTGCTGATTTGTATTCAGAGCCTGGGCACATCATCCTGGAATGCAATGAAGGCTCACCCATTGCTTTCTATTCCATTCTGGGGTACTTGGGTGTCTTGGCTTTGGTCAGCTTCATTGTGGCTTTCCTTGCCAGGAAACTGCCTGATGTTTTCAATGAAGCCAAGTTCATCACTTTCAGCATGTTGGTTTTCTGTGTGGTCTGGATATCCTTCATCCCAGCCTACCTCAGTACCAAAGGGAAATATATTATGGCTGTGGAGATCTTCTCTATTTTGGCATCCAGTGCTGGGTTACTTGGTTGTATCTTTTTACCTAAGTGTTATGTCATTCTGC
The sequence above is a segment of the Anolis sagrei isolate rAnoSag1 chromosome Y, rAnoSag1.mat, whole genome shotgun sequence genome. Coding sequences within it:
- the LOC137095649 gene encoding vomeronasal type-2 receptor 26-like, with protein sequence MSKNYQQVLALVFAVEKINKDPHFLPNISLGFRLYDNYYYGGQTYENVISLLSERDKLTPIPPPLSGYESYYGYGQATYNMMGTDDAEKITIFPNYNCQGHKKMVAVIGGLTSEFFMQMDNMLGIYKLPQRVVPGFQSFLQSVTPNKYPDDIFMKTFWSQEFDCNLPPPRSLSPRAVLGLAKALHNLSVDRFDQKNKKYSLRLGNIPLWQPPPSVCSHKCLPGFQKMALKDKPKCCFWCIECPKGTISNQSDMDSCMKCKEDFYPNKQRKKCIPKHIIFLSYAEPLGIASASLALYFSFLSALVLGIFIKHKDSPIVKANNRHLSYILLSSLILCFLCSLLFIGRPRKMTCVLRQTAFGIIFSVSLATVLAKTITVILAFKATKPGSGAQKWLRPKFSYLFVTVCFLIQAVICMVWLGTSPPVPGADLYSEPGHIILECNEGSPIAFYSILGYLGVLALVSFIVAFLARKLPDVFNEAKFITFSMLVFCVVWISFIPAYLSTKGKYIMAVEIFSILASSAGLLGCIFLPKCYVILRHLDKNQKVHITSKYFYR